The following proteins come from a genomic window of Gemmatimonadaceae bacterium:
- a CDS encoding DUF2933 domain-containing protein codes for MTRKTTTVMLENAECAGGSAHTVEKALREVPGVLRAYVNPATEAAYVEYDAERCSEADLEVAVESVGVHALHPAAARPPAIVPFPFPSERLPLRDTATRSRTWWAFAGFVAISGFFLITEHRAHLFGILPFLFLLACLFLHRFGHGGDGGHGGHGGHAAEVQEGDARDRDQAARAGNYEQSSRGHQHLPRATRDD; via the coding sequence GTGACGCGCAAGACCACGACCGTGATGTTGGAGAACGCCGAATGCGCTGGCGGCTCCGCGCATACCGTCGAGAAAGCCCTCCGAGAGGTTCCCGGCGTTTTGCGCGCCTATGTCAATCCGGCCACCGAGGCCGCCTACGTCGAGTACGACGCCGAACGGTGCAGTGAGGCCGATCTCGAGGTCGCAGTGGAATCGGTCGGCGTCCACGCGCTTCACCCGGCTGCGGCGCGACCGCCCGCTATCGTCCCGTTCCCTTTTCCCTCAGAGAGGCTTCCCCTGCGCGACACCGCCACTCGATCCAGAACATGGTGGGCATTCGCGGGCTTCGTCGCGATCTCCGGCTTTTTCCTGATCACCGAGCACCGCGCCCATCTCTTTGGCATCCTGCCGTTTCTCTTCCTCCTCGCCTGTCTGTTCCTTCACAGGTTCGGCCATGGCGGCGATGGCGGGCACGGGGGCCATGGCGGGCATGCTGCCGAAGTACAGGAGGGTGATGCCCGGGATCGCGACCAGGCGGCCCGGGCCGGCAACTACGAGCAGTCGTCCCGTGGGCATCAGCACCTCCCCCGCGCGACCCGCGACGATTGA
- a CDS encoding DUF5676 family membrane protein gives MRSDCATLDARAFGFAAGTVAAAISAVCAIALAIAPEATRALVGYLIHSDLSGLAPMVTWGSFITGVVGWGLIAGLAFSAAAGFYNRFSSAARAERREAAAHDVV, from the coding sequence ATGAGATCCGATTGTGCCACACTCGATGCGCGCGCCTTTGGGTTCGCGGCAGGCACGGTCGCCGCGGCGATTTCCGCCGTCTGCGCCATTGCTTTAGCTATTGCGCCAGAGGCCACCAGGGCACTGGTGGGCTACTTGATCCATTCCGACCTGAGCGGCCTCGCACCCATGGTCACGTGGGGGAGTTTCATCACTGGCGTGGTCGGCTGGGGGCTTATTGCGGGGCTGGCGTTTTCCGCAGCCGCCGGGTTCTACAATCGGTTCTCCAGCGCAGCGCGGGCGGAACGCCGCGAGGCGGCCGCGCACGACGTTGTGTGA
- a CDS encoding response regulator transcription factor yields MQRILLIDDDPSVTSVLKRGLAYDGFSVDVASSGQQALAIARDHAPDLAILDIMLPGIDGYEVLARLRRVDENLPVLMLTARDSASDQVKGLELGADDYVVKPFRFEVLIARIKALLRRSEIDHPEVMRFADLSLDTGTRQAQRGDRVIDLTSTEYEVLRQFLMRPRRVIPKHLLMDRVWGFEVAGSSNIVEVYVKQLRHKLEAAGEMRLIHTFRGAGYVLREA; encoded by the coding sequence ATGCAGCGCATTCTACTGATAGACGATGATCCGAGTGTCACGAGCGTCCTGAAGCGAGGACTGGCATACGACGGCTTCTCGGTGGACGTTGCGTCATCGGGCCAGCAGGCACTTGCCATCGCGCGAGATCATGCACCTGACCTGGCGATCCTGGATATCATGTTGCCCGGTATCGACGGCTACGAGGTGCTGGCGCGTCTGCGCCGCGTCGACGAGAACTTGCCCGTGCTGATGCTTACCGCCCGTGACAGTGCCTCGGACCAGGTGAAAGGACTTGAGCTCGGGGCGGACGACTACGTCGTCAAGCCTTTCCGATTCGAGGTTCTGATCGCGCGAATCAAGGCGTTGCTCCGACGTTCCGAGATCGACCATCCGGAAGTGATGCGGTTCGCCGATCTGTCGCTCGATACGGGGACGAGGCAGGCGCAGAGGGGCGACCGGGTGATTGACCTGACGTCAACGGAGTATGAGGTGCTGCGTCAGTTCCTCATGCGCCCCCGGAGGGTCATTCCGAAACATCTCCTGATGGACCGTGTGTGGGGCTTCGAAGTCGCGGGCAGCTCCAATATCGTCGAGGTATACGTGAAGCAGCTTCGCCACAAGCTCGAGGCGGCGGGGGAGATGCGGCTGATACATACCTTTCGCGGCGCGGGATACGTCCTTCGAGAGGCTTGA
- a CDS encoding NADP-dependent malic enzyme gives MKRKDALDYHSSGRPGKIAVVATKPLNNQRDLALAYSPGVAEPCLEIQKNPEDTYKYTARGNLVAVVTNGTAVLGLGNIGALAAKPVMEGKANLFKQFADLDVFDLEVGSEDPDDVIRFCQLLEPSVGGINLEDIRAPDCFYIEEKLRETLRIPVFHDDQHGTAIISGAALLNALEITGRDITQVRCVFSGAGAAAISTAEHYVRLGVKRENILLNDRQGVIYKGRAGTMDPYKARFANETSARTIAEALDGADVLVGLSVAGAVTGDMVAKMAPNPIIFALANPDPEILPEEIRAVRSDAIIATGRSDYPNQVNNVLGFPFIFRGALDVRATEVNEAMKMAATRALALLAKEDVPESVSRLYGLSSVKFGPDYLIPYAFDPRILLWVAPAVAWAAVATGATSQFIDLDDYRDKLEARLGRARGVMRGIINRAVRDPRKVVFPEGEEPKVIRAAQLIVDEGIAEPILLGNPDNIARIAKENGIPLADICIEDPSNSPRREAYADYLWRKRQRKGLSLSEAHQLLYNGNYFGSVMVAQGDADALVSGVNMHYPETIRPALQVIGAYQRAEVVSGLYMLVFEKHVIFCGDTTVNIDPTAEQLAQIAYSAARIVRTLGITPRIAMLSFSNFGSVHHPEAEKVARAVQLLRQRDPAIVVDGEMQADTALDEELLRSAYPFSSLTERANVLIFPNLSAGNIAYKLLNHLGGATAIGPILVGMNRPVHVLERGADVQDIVNMAAVAVMDAQSRGAPLGARQPV, from the coding sequence ATGAAGCGTAAAGACGCCCTCGATTACCACTCATCGGGGCGGCCTGGCAAGATCGCTGTCGTTGCCACCAAGCCGCTCAACAACCAGCGCGACCTCGCCCTCGCCTATTCCCCAGGCGTGGCGGAGCCCTGCCTCGAGATACAGAAAAACCCCGAAGACACCTACAAGTACACGGCGCGGGGCAACCTCGTCGCGGTCGTCACCAACGGCACCGCGGTCCTCGGGCTGGGCAACATCGGCGCGCTCGCGGCCAAGCCGGTCATGGAGGGGAAGGCCAACCTCTTCAAGCAATTCGCCGACCTCGACGTGTTCGATCTCGAAGTCGGCTCGGAGGATCCGGACGACGTAATCCGCTTTTGCCAGCTCCTCGAGCCCAGCGTCGGTGGCATCAACCTCGAGGACATTCGCGCGCCTGACTGCTTCTATATAGAAGAGAAGCTGCGCGAGACGCTCCGCATTCCGGTCTTTCACGACGACCAGCACGGCACCGCGATCATCTCCGGCGCGGCGCTGCTCAACGCGCTCGAGATCACTGGCCGCGACATCACACAGGTGCGCTGCGTGTTCTCCGGCGCGGGCGCGGCCGCCATCTCCACCGCCGAGCACTACGTGCGGCTCGGCGTGAAGCGGGAAAACATCCTCCTGAACGACCGCCAGGGCGTGATCTACAAGGGCCGTGCGGGAACCATGGATCCGTACAAGGCGCGCTTCGCCAACGAGACCAGCGCCCGCACCATCGCGGAAGCGCTCGACGGCGCCGACGTCCTGGTCGGCCTGTCAGTCGCGGGCGCCGTGACCGGCGACATGGTCGCAAAGATGGCGCCGAATCCGATCATCTTCGCCCTCGCCAACCCCGATCCGGAGATTCTCCCGGAGGAGATCCGCGCGGTCCGTTCCGACGCGATCATCGCGACAGGCCGGAGCGATTACCCCAACCAGGTCAACAACGTACTCGGGTTTCCGTTCATCTTCCGCGGCGCGCTCGACGTCCGCGCGACGGAGGTGAACGAGGCGATGAAGATGGCGGCTACGCGCGCGCTGGCGCTGCTGGCCAAGGAGGACGTGCCCGAAAGCGTGTCGCGCCTGTACGGGCTCTCATCTGTCAAGTTCGGTCCGGACTATCTCATTCCCTACGCGTTCGATCCGCGCATTCTGCTCTGGGTCGCGCCCGCCGTCGCCTGGGCCGCGGTCGCCACCGGCGCCACGAGCCAGTTCATTGACCTCGACGACTACCGGGATAAGCTCGAGGCACGTCTCGGACGCGCGCGCGGCGTCATGCGCGGCATCATCAATCGCGCTGTGCGCGATCCGCGGAAGGTCGTCTTCCCCGAGGGCGAAGAGCCGAAAGTCATCCGCGCAGCGCAGCTCATCGTGGACGAAGGCATCGCCGAGCCGATTCTGCTTGGCAATCCCGACAACATCGCGCGCATCGCGAAGGAAAACGGGATCCCGCTCGCCGACATCTGCATCGAGGACCCATCGAATTCGCCGCGTCGCGAAGCCTACGCGGACTACCTCTGGCGCAAACGGCAGCGAAAGGGACTGAGCCTCAGCGAAGCGCACCAGCTGCTGTACAACGGCAACTACTTCGGATCCGTCATGGTCGCGCAAGGCGACGCCGATGCGCTCGTCTCGGGCGTGAACATGCATTACCCGGAGACGATCCGCCCCGCGCTCCAGGTGATCGGGGCGTATCAGCGCGCCGAGGTCGTGAGCGGCCTCTACATGCTCGTCTTCGAAAAGCATGTTATCTTTTGCGGAGACACCACGGTCAATATCGATCCGACCGCCGAGCAGCTCGCGCAGATCGCGTACTCGGCTGCGCGGATCGTTCGCACATTGGGGATCACGCCGCGGATAGCGATGCTCTCCTTCTCCAACTTCGGGTCGGTGCACCACCCCGAGGCGGAGAAGGTGGCGCGTGCGGTGCAGCTGCTCCGGCAGCGCGATCCCGCAATCGTGGTGGACGGGGAGATGCAGGCAGATACTGCGCTCGACGAGGAGCTGCTCAGGTCGGCCTATCCGTTCAGCTCGCTCACCGAGCGCGCAAACGTGCTCATCTTCCCGAACCTCAGTGCGGGCAACATCGCCTACAAGCTGTTGAATCATCTTGGAGGTGCGACGGCGATCGGTCCGATCCTCGTCGGCATGAACCGTCCGGTGCACGTGCTTGAGCGCGGCGC
- a CDS encoding HAMP domain-containing sensor histidine kinase, which produces MSLRLRLAMWYAGLSVLVVAVACIYSYAVHNRTHYDELDRVIHETAIRLADELAEAPGARALILGRPVGSGVRLLNERGETLFQSSAAADAPLIDLQKLRASTNARAYAAVARIAPSIHDSGTGRGWFGLVYGQSGERYRVFVIPVEGGDYLALTTPLSRIDRAMQRFAILMLAIGAAGGVAAFGAGWAIAGRALYPVAALTESAATIARSREFSRRVAESSSRDELGRLSRTFNAMLASLEAAYDSQVRFVSAASHELRAPLTVVQANLDLLQSRELSEDDRAISVREALRESERMARLVADLLVLARADAGVPIRRESVELDRVVLDVLNETRHLTRGQRVELTHLEPGTVLGDPDRLKQLFLNVVENAIKYTGGRGRISVEIRRMPGSIEVAVSDEGIGIHAEELPRVFDRFFRADAARMRDPAGSGLGLSIAHWVATEHGGSISLKSSPGEGTTVRIRLPAGAA; this is translated from the coding sequence ATGTCGCTTCGGCTGCGCCTTGCCATGTGGTACGCTGGTCTCAGCGTCCTGGTTGTAGCGGTTGCCTGTATCTACAGCTATGCGGTGCACAATCGCACGCACTATGATGAGCTGGATCGCGTCATCCATGAAACCGCAATACGTCTGGCGGATGAGTTGGCGGAAGCGCCCGGAGCGCGCGCTCTCATTCTCGGGCGTCCGGTCGGGTCGGGGGTCAGGCTTCTTAACGAGCGTGGTGAAACGCTGTTTCAATCGTCTGCGGCCGCCGATGCACCTCTCATCGATCTTCAGAAACTTCGCGCATCGACGAATGCGCGTGCTTATGCAGCGGTGGCACGTATTGCTCCCTCCATTCATGACAGTGGTACCGGACGTGGATGGTTCGGGCTGGTTTACGGTCAATCGGGCGAGCGCTACCGGGTATTTGTGATACCGGTTGAGGGTGGAGACTACCTCGCTCTGACGACACCGCTGTCGCGCATCGACCGCGCGATGCAAAGGTTCGCCATTCTGATGTTGGCGATTGGCGCAGCCGGGGGCGTCGCAGCATTCGGAGCCGGATGGGCGATTGCCGGGCGCGCGCTGTATCCTGTGGCGGCGCTCACTGAATCTGCGGCGACGATCGCGCGGTCCCGGGAGTTCTCGCGGCGAGTGGCGGAGAGCTCATCGCGTGACGAGCTCGGCCGTCTGTCGCGGACCTTCAATGCGATGCTTGCAAGCCTCGAAGCGGCCTACGATTCCCAGGTGCGTTTTGTATCGGCGGCCTCTCATGAGCTCCGGGCGCCTCTCACGGTGGTCCAGGCGAACCTCGACCTGCTCCAGTCACGTGAGCTATCCGAAGACGACCGCGCCATCTCCGTGCGCGAAGCATTGAGGGAGTCGGAGCGGATGGCGAGGCTCGTGGCGGACCTTCTGGTGCTGGCACGAGCCGACGCCGGAGTGCCGATTCGCCGTGAGTCCGTCGAACTGGATCGGGTCGTGCTCGACGTTCTGAACGAGACGCGCCATCTCACGCGGGGACAGCGGGTCGAGCTCACCCACCTGGAGCCCGGAACCGTTCTCGGCGATCCGGATCGGCTGAAGCAGCTTTTCCTCAATGTTGTCGAGAACGCCATCAAGTATACGGGAGGCCGCGGGCGCATCTCCGTCGAAATCCGACGAATGCCGGGCAGTATCGAGGTGGCGGTCAGCGATGAAGGCATCGGAATTCACGCGGAAGAATTGCCAAGGGTCTTCGACAGGTTTTTTCGCGCTGACGCGGCCCGCATGCGTGACCCGGCGGGAAGCGGGCTTGGTCTCTCAATCGCCCATTGGGTCGCAACCGAGCACGGTGGGTCTATTTCACTGAAGAGCTCGCCCGGTGAAGGAACCACAGTCAGGATCCGGCTTCCGGCAGGGGCTGCGTGA
- a CDS encoding cytochrome b N-terminal domain-containing protein, which translates to MADAAPRTARAAARGGARERLALDAVDYPVPPSANRLAYMLGGLTFAGITLLIVTGVLLDQFYNPSPVGAHDSLMYIMTRVRLGMWIRGLHYWATSIVLVSVFLHMSYVFWRRSYVKPREVTWWAGVGLFAVLFALAFTGTVLRADQEGGEALEHAIAGAKMTGAIGMPLSPDFTASTSLLSRLHSAHVSLLPLVMLALVAVHFWLIRAIGINAAEPKTSRFSDHLPKLVGYSLLLVGLAGTLAAFFPPGIGHPSVEGVELTKPFWPFLWIYAVENQFGMWGMVIAPIIIFGFLFIIPLVDRPREGHPRHGLLTIVSLIMLSLYVGGIIYGVFAPQQQHMGM; encoded by the coding sequence GTGGCTGACGCAGCGCCGAGGACTGCACGCGCTGCCGCCCGTGGCGGCGCGCGAGAACGCCTGGCGCTCGATGCAGTGGATTACCCCGTTCCGCCTTCGGCGAACCGTCTCGCCTACATGCTCGGCGGCCTCACTTTCGCCGGGATCACGCTGCTGATAGTGACCGGCGTGCTGCTCGATCAGTTTTACAACCCGAGCCCGGTGGGCGCGCACGACAGCCTGATGTACATAATGACGCGCGTCCGCCTGGGCATGTGGATTCGCGGGCTTCATTACTGGGCGACGAGCATAGTTCTGGTGTCGGTGTTCCTGCACATGAGCTATGTCTTCTGGCGGCGCAGCTATGTGAAGCCGCGCGAGGTGACATGGTGGGCGGGTGTCGGGCTCTTCGCGGTGCTCTTCGCGCTTGCGTTTACGGGCACCGTGTTGCGCGCCGACCAGGAGGGTGGCGAGGCGCTCGAGCACGCGATCGCCGGTGCAAAGATGACGGGGGCGATCGGTATGCCGCTAAGCCCCGACTTCACGGCCAGCACGAGTCTGCTGAGCCGGCTGCATAGCGCGCATGTGAGCCTTCTTCCGCTCGTCATGCTCGCGCTCGTGGCAGTCCACTTCTGGCTCATCAGGGCGATCGGAATAAACGCGGCTGAGCCGAAGACGAGCCGGTTCTCCGACCACCTTCCGAAGCTGGTGGGATACTCGCTGCTGCTCGTCGGTCTCGCCGGTACGCTCGCGGCTTTCTTTCCGCCGGGGATCGGACATCCGTCGGTCGAAGGCGTGGAGCTGACCAAGCCGTTCTGGCCTTTCCTCTGGATCTACGCGGTCGAGAACCAGTTCGGGATGTGGGGAATGGTGATCGCTCCGATAATCATCTTCGGGTTCCTTTTCATCATTCCGCTGGTCGACAGGCCCCGCGAAGGACATCCGCGGCACGGTCTCCTGACCATCGTATCGCTTATCATGCTGTCCCTGTACGTCGGTGGCATCATCTACGGAGTGTTCGCACCACAACAGCAGCACATGGGAATGTGA
- a CDS encoding DUF4440 domain-containing protein: MRFPSGVKIGAACIAAAVTLGAAGPPDTAESPANSAHADSAAVAATVGAFHEALANADSASALALLAPDAMILESGGTETRAEYRSHHLAGDIAFAKAVQETRGPLKLTVEGSTAWTVGTSTTQGEYNGRQINSSGVESMVLTKDSGGWRIRSIHWSSRTRRAPAS, from the coding sequence GTGCGTTTTCCATCTGGCGTGAAGATCGGGGCTGCGTGCATCGCCGCAGCGGTAACACTGGGCGCGGCAGGGCCGCCGGATACGGCAGAGTCGCCGGCAAATTCCGCGCATGCTGACTCTGCAGCGGTAGCCGCCACGGTGGGCGCCTTTCACGAGGCGCTCGCAAACGCCGACAGCGCCAGCGCGCTCGCTCTTCTCGCTCCCGATGCGATGATCCTCGAGAGCGGGGGAACGGAGACCAGAGCGGAGTATCGGTCGCACCACCTCGCCGGCGACATCGCCTTCGCGAAAGCAGTTCAGGAGACGCGCGGGCCGTTGAAGCTCACTGTCGAGGGCTCGACAGCGTGGACGGTCGGCACAAGTACGACCCAGGGGGAGTACAACGGAAGGCAGATCAATTCGTCCGGGGTTGAATCGATGGTGCTCACAAAGGACTCAGGCGGATGGCGCATCCGGTCCATCCACTGGTCGTCACGCACCCGTCGCGCGCCCGCCAGCTGA